One Microvirga thermotolerans DNA window includes the following coding sequences:
- a CDS encoding L,D-transpeptidase family protein, which yields MMTNVPTVRVRVPRKGEVPHLGTLSIEDWTTPCTVGTGGLIQASLKREGDKRTPVGTFPLRYGLYDAAARPGFARDLAFPFAPMSPEMIWEEEGENYNRLVFATDGERLGDSLMRQRDEPLFEVIVPIGFNDSVPEPGRGSALFIHAARADMSGTAGCIGVPADRLEEFARRLRPGMVIDIGYDDADGRPVCDETTPLEVVQFVGLERGPKLIVMGAVHGNEICGPEAILKAIADCRAGRLSIRRGTVTFVPVANMKAYRQGTREGDRNLNRDLREKTIPTDYEDKVGNRICALLREHDVLLDIHSFRGEGVPFVFAGPSDNTGLVEPFGLSAQEGQFAARLGTPVVIHGWLEVYARFLEERARLGFQSKAASEGVGTTEYMRFSGGYGVTLECGTHEDPAAVGVGYRAILNALAILGIIDAPMPPVALERAIRIVDVVLCREEGDRLEGAWRTGDAVPQGAVIARRADGEPVTAPAAGYIVFPNAKAVPGDGICYFGIDSARRF from the coding sequence ATGATGACGAACGTTCCTACCGTCCGCGTTCGCGTGCCTCGCAAGGGAGAGGTGCCGCATCTCGGCACGCTCTCGATTGAGGATTGGACCACGCCGTGCACCGTGGGCACCGGCGGTCTGATCCAGGCCTCTCTCAAGCGTGAAGGCGACAAGCGTACCCCGGTCGGCACCTTTCCCCTCAGGTATGGCCTTTACGACGCTGCGGCTCGCCCCGGTTTCGCGCGCGATCTTGCCTTTCCCTTCGCTCCCATGTCGCCGGAGATGATCTGGGAGGAAGAGGGCGAAAACTACAACCGCCTCGTCTTCGCCACCGATGGCGAGCGTCTCGGCGACAGCCTGATGAGGCAGCGCGACGAGCCGCTCTTCGAGGTGATCGTCCCGATCGGCTTCAACGACTCCGTTCCGGAGCCCGGTCGCGGCAGCGCTCTGTTCATTCATGCGGCACGGGCCGACATGAGCGGCACCGCCGGATGCATCGGTGTTCCAGCGGACAGGCTTGAGGAATTCGCACGCCGCCTTCGTCCGGGAATGGTGATCGACATCGGATATGACGATGCCGATGGGCGTCCCGTCTGCGACGAAACGACTCCGCTCGAAGTGGTGCAGTTCGTCGGCCTCGAGCGTGGGCCGAAGCTGATCGTCATGGGTGCCGTTCACGGCAACGAGATCTGCGGGCCCGAGGCAATCCTGAAGGCAATCGCCGACTGTCGCGCAGGGCGCCTCTCGATCCGCCGGGGTACCGTGACATTCGTCCCCGTCGCCAACATGAAGGCTTACCGCCAGGGAACGCGGGAAGGCGACCGGAATCTCAACCGCGACCTGCGGGAGAAGACCATTCCGACCGACTATGAGGACAAGGTCGGGAACCGCATCTGCGCCTTGCTGCGCGAGCATGACGTTCTGCTGGACATCCATTCATTCCGAGGAGAAGGAGTGCCGTTCGTATTCGCCGGCCCCTCGGACAACACCGGTCTCGTGGAGCCCTTCGGACTGTCGGCCCAAGAGGGACAGTTCGCAGCAAGGCTTGGGACTCCGGTCGTCATTCATGGATGGCTTGAGGTTTACGCCCGCTTTCTGGAGGAGCGCGCCCGGCTCGGCTTTCAGAGCAAGGCGGCCTCCGAAGGGGTGGGAACGACGGAGTACATGCGGTTTTCCGGTGGCTACGGCGTCACGTTGGAATGCGGGACGCATGAGGATCCTGCGGCTGTCGGCGTAGGCTATCGCGCGATCCTCAATGCGCTCGCCATTCTCGGCATCATCGACGCCCCCATGCCGCCCGTTGCCCTGGAGAGGGCCATTCGGATCGTCGATGTCGTCCTCTGCCGAGAGGAAGGCGACCGGCTCGAAGGCGCCTGGAGAACCGGCGATGCGGTCCCGCAAGGCGCGGTCATTGCCCGGCGGGCCGACGGCGAGCCTGTTACGGCGCCCGCTGCAGGCTATATCGTCTTTCCCAACGCCAAGGCCGTTCCGGGCGATGGCATCTGCTACTTTGGAATCGACAGCGCCCGCAGGTTCTAA
- a CDS encoding PilZ domain-containing protein, with protein sequence MVYWLDQRRSRKRMQLAIQGRIIADPSHEAMSCIVTDLSDTGARLTLPTAAELPPEFDFVIPDRLTVRAQVAWSQGQDYGIMFLAARSREHGSGSTAASSPMGGLPELEDPSFITQFAVQEALDEARFKIAATMGVPADSIRLTIEIVS encoded by the coding sequence ATGGTCTACTGGCTCGACCAACGCCGGTCGCGAAAGCGCATGCAACTGGCAATTCAGGGACGGATCATCGCCGATCCGTCCCATGAAGCGATGTCCTGCATCGTTACCGATCTTTCGGACACCGGTGCGCGCCTGACACTGCCCACGGCTGCAGAACTGCCTCCCGAATTCGACTTCGTGATCCCGGATCGGCTGACGGTGCGGGCGCAGGTGGCATGGTCCCAGGGGCAGGATTATGGGATCATGTTCCTCGCAGCTCGGTCCCGCGAGCACGGATCTGGATCGACGGCCGCGAGTTCTCCTATGGGCGGCCTTCCCGAACTGGAGGATCCTTCCTTCATTACGCAGTTCGCCGTTCAGGAGGCTCTGGACGAGGCGCGGTTCAAGATTGCCGCAACCATGGGCGTTCCTGCGGATTCCATCAGGCTCACAATCGAGATCGTCTCCTGA
- a CDS encoding ABC transporter substrate-binding protein, which yields MGGVAEAQTPRKGGTIRFTAPYGSSFANLDIHTSNRAQDEIWAKAIHRSLYNWDAAAGKPVLELAKSVDVSADGLTYTFKLRDDAYFHNGRRLKADDVIWTYNHIMDGTKAYPGARYVRMIKGAVDVEKGQAKTISGLRKIDDDTFEMTLTEKVEPGFYFWTATTSIYPAEEAQKESFTTNPIGLGPYKLAEYVPGSRLVAERWDKFYKAGKPYADKVSIMIMGEASARDVAFRNKEIDASILGPAQYVAYKSDPDLSKGLLEVAEVYTRVMGLNPEFKPFADRRVRQAINHAIDADLIIKKLVKDKAYRATSWLPPTSPGFDKSVKPYSYDPEKAKKLLAEAGYPNGFEFEWTATSNESWGIPIVEAVIPMLEKVGIKVKIKPVEGSVLSEVVRKGEYQAFIWSLSTGPDPQAALKCFHSKIPQSACNYTLFKNEQVDKLLDEAGETGDPAKKEENLKKVNNIIFEEAPYWFFNYNKAVMAHQPWLKGLQANATELAIQNYEEMWVDESSPAAK from the coding sequence ATGGGCGGTGTCGCCGAGGCGCAGACGCCCCGCAAGGGCGGAACGATCCGTTTCACCGCGCCTTACGGATCGAGCTTCGCCAATCTCGACATCCACACCTCGAACCGTGCGCAGGACGAGATCTGGGCAAAGGCTATCCATCGCTCCCTCTACAACTGGGATGCGGCGGCCGGGAAGCCGGTGCTCGAGCTCGCGAAGTCGGTGGACGTCTCGGCCGACGGCCTGACCTACACGTTCAAGCTGCGAGACGATGCTTATTTCCATAACGGGCGCAGGCTGAAGGCAGACGACGTCATCTGGACCTACAATCACATCATGGACGGGACCAAGGCCTATCCGGGCGCCCGTTACGTGCGCATGATCAAGGGTGCGGTCGATGTGGAGAAGGGCCAGGCGAAGACGATCTCCGGCCTGAGGAAGATCGACGACGACACCTTCGAGATGACTCTCACCGAGAAGGTCGAGCCGGGCTTCTACTTCTGGACCGCCACGACGTCGATCTACCCGGCCGAGGAAGCGCAGAAGGAATCCTTCACCACGAACCCGATCGGCCTGGGCCCCTACAAGCTTGCCGAGTATGTCCCCGGCTCCCGTCTGGTCGCCGAACGGTGGGACAAGTTCTACAAGGCCGGCAAGCCTTATGCGGACAAGGTCTCCATCATGATCATGGGCGAGGCTTCGGCCCGCGACGTGGCCTTCCGCAACAAGGAGATCGATGCCTCCATTCTCGGCCCTGCCCAGTATGTCGCCTACAAGAGCGATCCGGATCTGTCGAAAGGCCTTCTGGAAGTTGCGGAGGTCTACACCCGTGTCATGGGCTTGAACCCCGAATTCAAGCCTTTTGCGGACAGGCGCGTGCGACAGGCCATCAATCATGCCATCGACGCGGACCTCATCATCAAGAAACTTGTGAAGGACAAAGCTTATCGCGCGACGAGCTGGCTCCCCCCCACCTCGCCCGGCTTCGACAAGTCGGTGAAGCCTTATTCCTACGATCCGGAGAAGGCGAAGAAGCTCCTGGCCGAGGCAGGTTATCCCAACGGCTTCGAATTCGAGTGGACGGCCACGTCCAACGAGAGCTGGGGCATTCCCATCGTCGAGGCCGTCATCCCGATGCTCGAGAAGGTCGGAATCAAGGTCAAGATCAAGCCCGTTGAGGGGTCGGTCCTGTCCGAAGTGGTCCGCAAGGGCGAGTACCAGGCGTTCATCTGGTCGCTCTCGACGGGTCCCGATCCGCAGGCGGCCCTGAAGTGCTTCCACTCGAAGATTCCGCAATCGGCCTGCAACTACACCCTCTTTAAGAACGAACAGGTGGACAAGCTCCTGGACGAAGCCGGAGAGACCGGCGACCCGGCCAAGAAGGAGGAGAACCTCAAGAAGGTCAACAACATCATCTTCGAGGAAGCGCCCTACTGGTTCTTCAACTACAACAAGGCCGTCATGGCGCACCAGCCCTGGCTCAAGGGGCTCCAGGCCAATGCGACGGAACTCGCCATCCAGAACTACGAGGAAATGTGGGTCGACGAGTCGTCGCCGGCAGCCAAGTGA
- a CDS encoding ABC transporter ATP-binding protein: protein MSEPANDPILKVEDLAVHFPVGGRLFGGSRRFVHAVDGVDLELKKGECLGLVGESGCGKSTLALSILGLQAPTRGRILIEGRDISNDGGNRMDRARMAQMVFQDPYSSLNPRQTIRTTLEAPLRLHGVTARSEIEDRIADMLRRVGLRPDVAKRYPHEFSGGQRQRIGIARALILKPRIVVLDEPVSALDVSIRAQIINLLLELKETFNLSYIMISHDLGVVEHMSDRVAVMYLGRIVETGGWETIFTEPRHPYTRALIEAIPDPFRHGLSTKITGEIPNPLDPPTGCSFHPRCPEARDICRAPPIPDLEQIGPGHLARCRRVFDIPSWTPPAF, encoded by the coding sequence ATGAGTGAACCGGCGAACGATCCGATCCTGAAGGTCGAAGACCTGGCGGTGCATTTTCCCGTCGGAGGGCGGCTGTTCGGAGGAAGTCGCAGATTCGTGCACGCCGTCGATGGCGTCGACCTCGAGTTGAAGAAGGGAGAATGCCTCGGGCTCGTGGGAGAATCGGGATGCGGCAAGTCGACCCTGGCTCTCTCCATCCTGGGGCTGCAGGCGCCGACGCGGGGGCGGATTCTCATAGAGGGGCGCGACATATCCAATGACGGGGGAAACCGGATGGACCGTGCACGCATGGCCCAAATGGTCTTTCAGGATCCCTACTCGTCGCTCAATCCTCGGCAGACGATCCGGACGACTCTCGAAGCTCCCCTGCGCCTCCATGGAGTTACTGCCAGGAGCGAGATCGAGGACAGAATCGCAGACATGCTCCGCCGCGTCGGTCTCCGCCCCGATGTGGCGAAGCGCTACCCGCACGAGTTCTCGGGCGGCCAGCGCCAAAGGATCGGCATCGCGCGGGCCTTGATCCTTAAGCCTCGGATCGTCGTTCTCGACGAACCGGTTTCCGCGCTCGATGTTTCCATCCGCGCACAGATCATCAACCTTCTTCTGGAGTTGAAGGAGACCTTCAACCTCTCCTACATCATGATCAGCCATGACCTTGGAGTGGTCGAGCACATGAGCGACAGGGTCGCCGTCATGTATCTCGGCCGCATCGTGGAGACGGGGGGATGGGAGACGATTTTCACAGAGCCCCGCCATCCCTACACCCGCGCTCTGATCGAAGCGATCCCGGATCCTTTCAGACACGGACTGAGCACGAAGATCACCGGAGAGATCCCAAACCCGCTCGATCCACCCACCGGCTGCAGTTTCCATCCCCGCTGCCCGGAAGCGCGGGACATCTGCCGGGCTCCGCCCATTCCGGACTTGGAGCAGATCGGCCCCGGCCATCTCGCCCGCTGTCGTCGCGTCTTCGACATTCCAAGCTGGACGCCTCCCGCATTCTGA
- a CDS encoding ABC transporter permease produces MAAFLFRRLLQTVPILLAVALIIFVLFSVIPGTFASSMSDDGRSVIDVAVMERMNKEFGFGDPVYVRFGKYVSQLVQFDLGTSFRTRQPVAKVLAERMWPTFILTVASMLFAIAVGVPLGFVAALRPGSLIDTLSMVGAVSGLSLPKFWLGLMLMYLFALVLGWLPSFGYGDGSLRHLVLPSVALGVAPMALLARTTRAAVLEIMNADFVRTARAKGMSESKVVRWHLARNALVIILTTIGLQFGTVIGQAVVVEKLFSWPGLGSLLVDSVTLRDIPVVQGAILLIVLSFLVINTLVDVLCAVIDPRIKYT; encoded by the coding sequence ATGGCAGCTTTCCTTTTTCGGCGCCTTCTGCAAACGGTCCCGATCCTGCTCGCGGTCGCGCTGATCATCTTCGTGCTTTTCAGCGTCATCCCCGGCACGTTCGCCTCGAGCATGAGCGACGACGGCCGCAGCGTGATCGATGTGGCGGTCATGGAGCGCATGAACAAGGAGTTCGGCTTCGGCGACCCGGTCTACGTGCGTTTCGGGAAATACGTATCGCAGCTTGTGCAGTTCGACCTCGGCACCTCGTTCCGCACCCGCCAACCCGTCGCCAAGGTCCTGGCCGAGCGCATGTGGCCGACCTTCATTCTCACCGTCGCCTCGATGCTCTTCGCCATAGCGGTCGGCGTCCCGCTCGGCTTCGTTGCGGCATTGCGACCGGGAAGCCTGATCGACACCCTCTCGATGGTCGGCGCCGTCTCCGGCCTGTCGCTGCCCAAGTTCTGGCTCGGGCTGATGCTGATGTACCTGTTCGCTCTCGTCCTCGGATGGCTGCCGAGCTTCGGCTACGGGGACGGAAGCCTGCGCCATCTCGTTCTCCCTTCAGTGGCTCTCGGGGTCGCTCCCATGGCTCTCCTCGCGCGGACCACGCGGGCCGCCGTGCTCGAGATCATGAACGCCGATTTCGTGCGCACCGCGCGCGCCAAGGGCATGAGCGAGAGCAAGGTGGTCCGCTGGCACCTGGCGCGAAACGCCCTGGTCATCATCCTGACGACCATCGGCCTGCAGTTCGGGACCGTCATCGGACAGGCGGTCGTCGTCGAGAAACTGTTCTCCTGGCCCGGGCTCGGGTCGCTCCTCGTGGACAGCGTCACCCTGCGCGACATCCCTGTGGTCCAGGGGGCGATTCTTCTGATCGTCCTTTCATTTCTCGTCATCAACACGCTGGTGGACGTCCTCTGTGCCGTCATCGACCCGCGCATCAAGTATACATGA
- a CDS encoding response regulator transcription factor, translating to MYIVVDERQMVTAAYVAGFHREGVSSLGLYAGEFKEWLNAASSADLDAVQGFLLGEFQERIACAEAIRRHSRAPIIALSEIRSLEQTLELFTAKFDDVVRKPVHVREILARSEAIWRRVNAAAQTAPAAPERLKVYFDGRDPEIDGVSLPLPRRERHILEYLVRNRGRRLTKTQIFNAIYGIYSNDVEESVIEGHVSKLRKKLRARLGYDPIEAKRYIGYTFVG from the coding sequence ATGTACATCGTCGTCGACGAACGACAGATGGTGACGGCTGCGTACGTCGCCGGGTTCCATCGGGAAGGCGTCTCCTCGCTCGGGCTCTACGCCGGCGAGTTCAAGGAATGGCTCAACGCCGCCTCCAGCGCCGACCTCGACGCCGTCCAGGGCTTCCTGCTCGGCGAGTTCCAGGAGCGCATCGCCTGCGCCGAAGCCATCCGCCGCCACTCCCGCGCCCCCATCATCGCCCTGAGCGAGATCCGCTCCCTCGAGCAGACCCTGGAGCTCTTCACCGCCAAGTTCGACGACGTGGTGCGCAAGCCCGTCCACGTGCGCGAGATCCTCGCCCGCTCCGAGGCGATCTGGCGGCGCGTCAACGCCGCCGCCCAGACCGCCCCGGCCGCGCCCGAGCGCCTGAAGGTGTACTTCGACGGGCGCGACCCGGAGATCGACGGCGTCAGCCTGCCCCTGCCCCGCCGCGAGCGGCACATTCTCGAGTACCTGGTGCGCAACCGCGGCCGCCGCCTGACCAAGACCCAGATCTTCAACGCCATCTACGGCATCTATTCCAACGACGTCGAGGAGAGCGTCATCGAGGGCCATGTCAGCAAGCTGCGCAAGAAGCTGCGCGCCCGCCTCGGATACGATCCCATCGAAGCCAAACGTTACATCGGATACACCTTCGTCGGCTGA
- a CDS encoding amidohydrolase produces the protein MQADIVLRNGPIWCGRQEGVVEALAIWQGRVLAAGADREVSTLVGPSTRIIDLDGRLATPGLNDSHLHLISLGLMMDWVDAKPTTVSTLDGLLSSIRERASRSRPGEWILARGYDQTKLDVQRHPHRSELDRAAPDNPVMLVRTCGHVSICNSRALQLAGIDESSASPPGGLIEQQNGRLTGLLAENARAPVWAVIPSPDEEQLVAAIERGGRHLLSYGITSCMDAAVGQRGGFGEISAYHRAKREGRLPVRTWLTLLGDPDRSIVPQCYEAGLITGTGDDMLMIGAVKLFLDGSAGGRTAWMSRPYLGEDRTTGVQMMPDETVNELVMDAHVKGYQLACHAIGDAAIEQLIAAYERALEAHPDPDRRHRIEHSGFSTPEQHARMVAAGIYPCPQQVFIYDFGDAYISVLGEERALGSYPFKTWMDLGLKPATGSDAPVCEPNPFPNFYAMLTRKTWKGTLMDVSERVSIEEALQAYTEFGAFSQKLEHVKGRLVPGQLADVAVFSRNLLTASADDILDNTRCDLTIRGGAIVHDRHGVA, from the coding sequence ATGCAGGCAGATATTGTTCTGCGTAACGGGCCGATCTGGTGCGGTCGCCAGGAAGGTGTCGTAGAAGCTCTCGCCATATGGCAGGGACGCGTGCTCGCAGCGGGCGCCGACCGGGAGGTGTCGACCCTGGTCGGCCCCTCCACGCGAATTATCGACCTCGACGGAAGGCTTGCCACGCCCGGGCTCAACGATTCCCATCTCCATCTCATTTCGCTCGGGCTCATGATGGACTGGGTGGACGCGAAGCCGACGACGGTCTCGACCCTCGACGGGCTGCTCTCGAGCATCCGGGAGCGGGCATCGAGATCCCGTCCGGGAGAGTGGATCCTCGCACGCGGCTACGACCAGACGAAGCTCGACGTACAAAGGCACCCGCACAGAAGCGAGCTCGACAGGGCGGCACCGGACAATCCTGTGATGCTGGTGCGAACCTGCGGCCACGTCTCCATCTGCAACTCGAGGGCTCTGCAGCTTGCAGGGATCGACGAATCCTCGGCCAGTCCGCCCGGCGGGCTTATCGAGCAGCAGAACGGACGTCTGACCGGCCTTCTCGCGGAGAACGCACGCGCTCCCGTCTGGGCGGTCATTCCATCTCCCGACGAGGAACAGCTCGTCGCCGCGATCGAGCGCGGCGGACGGCATCTGCTCTCCTATGGCATCACGAGCTGCATGGACGCGGCAGTCGGCCAGCGCGGCGGGTTCGGCGAGATCTCGGCCTATCATCGTGCGAAACGGGAAGGGCGGCTGCCCGTCAGAACCTGGCTCACCTTGCTCGGCGATCCGGACCGTTCCATCGTGCCGCAATGCTACGAGGCGGGCCTGATCACGGGCACCGGCGACGACATGCTGATGATCGGTGCGGTGAAGCTCTTCCTCGACGGTTCGGCCGGCGGACGCACGGCCTGGATGTCGCGCCCCTATCTGGGCGAGGATCGCACGACCGGCGTTCAAATGATGCCGGACGAGACCGTCAACGAACTCGTCATGGACGCGCACGTCAAGGGCTATCAGCTTGCCTGCCATGCGATCGGCGACGCGGCCATCGAACAGCTGATCGCGGCCTACGAGCGGGCGCTCGAGGCCCATCCCGATCCCGACCGCCGCCACCGGATCGAGCATTCCGGCTTCTCGACTCCCGAGCAGCACGCGCGCATGGTCGCCGCCGGGATCTATCCGTGCCCGCAGCAGGTGTTCATCTACGACTTCGGCGACGCCTACATCTCGGTCCTCGGGGAGGAACGTGCCCTGGGAAGCTACCCGTTCAAGACCTGGATGGATCTGGGGCTCAAGCCGGCAACGGGCAGCGACGCGCCGGTATGCGAGCCGAATCCTTTCCCGAACTTCTACGCCATGCTGACGCGCAAGACATGGAAGGGCACGCTCATGGATGTGAGCGAGCGCGTGTCGATCGAGGAAGCGCTTCAGGCCTACACGGAGTTCGGGGCCTTTTCCCAGAAGCTGGAACACGTCAAGGGACGTCTCGTTCCAGGGCAACTCGCCGATGTCGCCGTCTTCTCGCGCAACCTGCTGACGGCAAGCGCGGACGACATTCTTGACAACACTCGCTGCGATCTTACGATCCGAGGAGGTGCGATCGTTCACGACCGTCATGGCGTGGCTTAA
- a CDS encoding ABC transporter ATP-binding protein encodes MMGEPLLEVRDLRIGLAVGDTLFDAVEDVSFTIGRGETLGLVGESGCGKSITALALIGLLRPPLAVTGGGIRFDGRDLRSLPAGEIRKLRGSRISMIFQEPMTALNPLSPVGRQIAEMFVLHRGATWKEAERLAIEALASVRVPAPDRRVKDYPHQMSGGMRQRAMIAIALACGPDLLLADEPTTALDVTVQAEILALIRDLSAAKGTAVLMISHDLGLIANMCRRVGVMYAGRLVEERAAKDIFRSPRHPYTKGLVASLPLLGARSRHGRKRLQEIEGVVPPVSSFPRGCRFNPRCHAATALCRTEDPGIAPLEHGGFVRCHHHE; translated from the coding sequence ATGATGGGGGAGCCGCTTCTCGAAGTCAGGGATCTTCGGATCGGTCTCGCGGTGGGAGACACTCTCTTCGATGCCGTCGAGGATGTTTCCTTCACCATCGGCAGAGGCGAGACCCTCGGTCTGGTCGGTGAATCCGGTTGCGGCAAGAGCATCACGGCGCTTGCGCTGATCGGCTTGCTGCGCCCGCCGCTTGCCGTCACGGGCGGCGGGATCCGCTTCGATGGGCGCGATCTTCGCTCCTTACCCGCCGGGGAGATCCGCAAGCTCAGAGGCAGCCGGATATCGATGATCTTTCAGGAGCCGATGACGGCCCTCAATCCGCTCTCCCCCGTCGGTCGGCAGATCGCGGAGATGTTCGTCCTGCACAGGGGGGCGACATGGAAGGAGGCCGAGCGGCTGGCCATCGAGGCGCTTGCGAGCGTGCGCGTCCCGGCACCCGACCGGCGCGTCAAAGACTATCCTCATCAGATGTCCGGCGGCATGCGGCAGCGGGCGATGATCGCCATTGCCCTCGCCTGCGGTCCCGACCTTCTCCTGGCAGACGAGCCGACGACGGCGCTGGACGTGACGGTGCAGGCCGAGATTCTCGCGCTCATCCGCGATCTGTCCGCTGCCAAGGGAACTGCGGTTCTGATGATCAGCCACGATCTGGGGTTGATCGCAAACATGTGTCGCCGGGTCGGTGTCATGTATGCCGGCCGCCTTGTGGAGGAGCGGGCGGCAAAGGACATCTTCCGGTCTCCTCGCCATCCTTATACCAAAGGGCTCGTGGCCTCACTGCCGCTCCTCGGCGCCCGGTCGCGGCATGGACGCAAGCGCCTTCAGGAGATCGAAGGCGTCGTGCCTCCAGTCTCCAGCTTCCCTCGCGGCTGCCGTTTCAACCCGAGGTGCCATGCGGCGACCGCCCTCTGCCGTACGGAGGATCCGGGCATCGCGCCATTGGAACATGGCGGATTTGTACGGTGCCACCACCATGAGTGA
- a CDS encoding ABC transporter permease, whose amino-acid sequence MKIRANLLIGGILFATVVLTGLFAPLLAHTDPVMDANLMNAEEPPGAKFWFGTDAQGRDIYSRVLYGARISLTVGIVSQLINTVIGVCLGLSAGYWGGWWDDFVNGLTNLMLAIPSLIFALAIMAILNPGLTSLLIALGLTNWSFTCRLARASALSLKSQGYVQAAKVLGYSDIRIMLTQLLPNMLGPIIVIGTLGMGGAVLAEASLSFLGLGIRPPFPSWGSMLSDARDQITTAPWISIFPGLAIFVTVLGLNLLGDGLRDILDPQSRTRRI is encoded by the coding sequence ATGAAGATCAGAGCCAATCTGCTGATCGGAGGCATTCTGTTCGCAACAGTCGTGCTGACGGGACTGTTCGCTCCCCTGCTGGCCCATACGGATCCCGTCATGGATGCCAACCTCATGAACGCGGAGGAGCCACCCGGGGCGAAGTTCTGGTTCGGCACCGATGCGCAGGGTCGCGACATCTACAGCCGGGTTCTCTACGGCGCGCGGATCTCCCTCACCGTCGGCATCGTTTCCCAACTCATCAACACCGTCATCGGGGTGTGCCTCGGCCTGTCTGCAGGCTACTGGGGCGGCTGGTGGGACGACTTCGTCAACGGCCTGACGAACCTCATGCTGGCGATCCCTTCCCTCATCTTCGCCCTCGCCATCATGGCCATCCTCAATCCTGGCCTCACGAGCCTCCTCATCGCGCTCGGCCTGACGAACTGGTCGTTCACATGCCGGCTTGCCCGCGCCTCCGCGCTCTCCCTCAAGAGCCAGGGCTACGTGCAGGCTGCCAAGGTCCTCGGCTACAGCGACATCAGGATCATGCTCACTCAGCTCCTGCCCAACATGCTGGGGCCCATCATCGTCATCGGCACGCTCGGCATGGGCGGCGCCGTGCTTGCCGAGGCTTCCCTCTCGTTCCTGGGTCTCGGCATCCGTCCGCCCTTTCCCAGCTGGGGCAGCATGCTTTCCGACGCGCGCGACCAGATCACGACGGCGCCTTGGATCTCGATCTTTCCGGGGCTGGCGATCTTCGTCACCGTCCTCGGACTGAACCTCCTCGGCGACGGTCTCCGCGACATCCTCGATCCGCAGTCCAGGACACGCCGCATATGA